The Terriglobales bacterium genome has a window encoding:
- a CDS encoding glycosyltransferase, whose translation MNHSLNIRIFAHSWVSDWNHGNAHFLRGLARSLTRMGHNVRCYEQLGSWSLSNLVRQEGERAIDAIDHFRRIFPELDIRFYNLDHTLPDFLQRELRDADVVLIHEWSEPQLVNAVLGLKRPLGFCALLHDTHHRAYSAPGELLRLQLHLFDGVLAFGEPLARIYRDGFGMERVWVFHEAADTENFRPLPAEKTASLVWVGNWGDEERTRELDDFLVAPAAQLEGVKRAYGVRYPDAAKQKLAEAGIEYCGYLPNLRAPEAYAESCVTLHIPRRHYVSGLTGIPTIRMFEAMACGVPLVCAPWEDAEQLFRAGDYLVARDRREMTGMLQELLRDEAARRQLAERGLETIRARHTCEHRADQLLQICGELVEECAA comes from the coding sequence ATGAATCACTCGCTCAACATCCGCATCTTCGCGCACTCCTGGGTCTCCGACTGGAACCACGGGAACGCGCACTTCCTCCGCGGGCTGGCGCGCAGCCTCACGCGCATGGGACACAACGTGCGCTGCTACGAGCAGCTGGGCTCGTGGTCGCTCTCCAACCTGGTGCGCCAGGAAGGCGAGCGCGCCATCGACGCCATCGATCACTTCCGCCGCATCTTCCCCGAGCTCGACATCCGCTTCTACAACCTCGACCACACGCTGCCGGATTTCCTGCAGCGCGAGTTGCGCGACGCCGACGTGGTGCTCATCCACGAATGGAGCGAGCCGCAGCTCGTCAACGCCGTGCTTGGTCTCAAGCGGCCGCTCGGCTTCTGTGCGCTGCTGCACGACACGCACCACCGCGCCTACTCCGCTCCCGGCGAGCTGCTGCGCCTGCAGCTCCACCTGTTCGACGGCGTGCTCGCTTTCGGCGAGCCCCTGGCCCGCATCTACCGCGACGGCTTCGGCATGGAGCGCGTCTGGGTCTTCCACGAAGCCGCGGACACGGAGAATTTCCGGCCGCTTCCGGCGGAGAAGACCGCTTCCCTGGTCTGGGTGGGGAACTGGGGCGACGAGGAGCGCACCCGTGAGCTGGATGACTTCCTGGTCGCGCCGGCGGCGCAGCTCGAGGGCGTCAAGCGCGCCTACGGCGTCCGCTATCCCGACGCTGCGAAGCAGAAACTGGCGGAAGCCGGCATCGAGTACTGCGGCTACCTGCCGAACCTGCGCGCGCCGGAAGCCTATGCCGAGAGCTGCGTGACCTTGCACATCCCGCGGCGGCACTACGTCAGCGGGCTGACCGGCATCCCCACCATCCGGATGTTCGAGGCGATGGCGTGCGGCGTTCCGCTCGTATGCGCGCCGTGGGAGGACGCCGAGCAGCTCTTCCGCGCGGGCGACTACCTCGTCGCGCGCGACCGCCGGGAGATGACCGGGATGCTGCAGGAGCTCCTGCGCGACGAAGCCGCGCGCCGCCAGCTGGCCGAGCGCGGCCTGGAGACCATCCGCGCGCGTCATACCTGCGAGCATCGCGCCGACCAGCTGCTCCAGATATGCGGCGAACTGGTGGAGGAGTGCGCCGCGTGA
- a CDS encoding glycosyltransferase: MKIFAIGSSLVSSYWNGAATYYRGIYKNLARMGYEVTFAEPDAYQRQQHRDTGDFSYARSIVYRSPEDIPAVLREAAAADLVVKHSGVGVDDALLEQRVLDSRSARTQVAFWDVDAPATLARVEHDASDPFRALIGEYDFILTYGGGAPVVEHYMRLGARNCHPIYNGLDPETHHPVSPDPEFACDLALVANRLPDRERRIEEFFFRAAKLAPEQRFLLGGEGWDGKPMPPNVRRLGHVATGDHNRVNGSARMVLNVNRASMADVGFSPPTRIFEAAGAAACVVTDHWPGLETFFVPGEEILVARSGEEVAARLRDTSRESSRALGEAMRRRALRDHTYDQRAGEVAGILAARGALEEVAR; this comes from the coding sequence GTGAAGATCTTCGCCATCGGCTCCAGCCTGGTTTCGTCCTACTGGAACGGCGCGGCGACCTACTACCGCGGCATCTACAAGAACCTGGCACGCATGGGGTACGAGGTCACGTTCGCCGAGCCCGACGCCTACCAGCGCCAGCAGCACCGCGACACCGGCGACTTCTCCTACGCGCGCAGCATCGTCTATCGCTCGCCGGAGGACATACCGGCGGTGTTGCGCGAGGCCGCCGCGGCCGACCTGGTCGTCAAGCACAGCGGCGTCGGCGTGGACGACGCGCTGCTCGAGCAGCGCGTGCTCGACTCCCGTTCGGCGCGCACGCAGGTGGCGTTCTGGGATGTGGATGCGCCCGCGACGCTGGCGCGCGTGGAGCACGATGCGAGCGACCCGTTCCGCGCGCTGATTGGCGAGTACGACTTCATCCTCACCTATGGCGGCGGCGCGCCGGTGGTCGAGCACTACATGCGCCTCGGCGCGCGCAACTGCCATCCCATCTATAACGGGCTCGACCCGGAGACGCACCATCCCGTTTCGCCTGACCCCGAGTTCGCTTGCGACCTGGCGCTGGTCGCCAACCGGCTGCCCGACCGCGAGCGCCGCATCGAGGAGTTCTTTTTCCGCGCGGCGAAGCTGGCGCCGGAGCAGCGCTTCCTCCTGGGCGGAGAAGGTTGGGACGGCAAGCCCATGCCGCCCAACGTGCGCCGGCTCGGCCACGTCGCCACCGGCGACCACAACCGCGTGAACGGCTCCGCCCGCATGGTGCTGAACGTGAACCGCGCTTCGATGGCGGACGTGGGATTCTCGCCGCCCACCCGCATCTTTGAGGCGGCGGGCGCGGCGGCCTGCGTGGTCACCGACCACTGGCCCGGGCTTGAGACCTTCTTCGTTCCCGGGGAAGAGATCCTGGTCGCCCGCTCGGGCGAGGAGGTCGCGGCCCGGCTCCGCGATACCTCACGCGAGTCGTCGCGCGCTTTGGGCGAGGCCATGCGTCGGCGCGCGCTGCGCGACCACACCTACGACCAACGGGCCGGGGAAGTGGCGGGCATCCTCGCCGCGCGCGGCGCGCTGGAGGAGGTCGCCCGGTGA
- a CDS encoding glycosyltransferase, translated as MKITVLGLALSSSWGNGHATTFRSLLRALAARGHHITFYERDLYWYRDNRDLPRPEFCALRLFEDWESIRADVRRELRDSDVAVLGSYFPDGLAAADELLDAAAPVKAFYDIDTPITVSALREKGASGYLRADQVPGFDLYFSFTGGPMLRELEQRFGAARALPLYCSFDPETYRRVPQPGRFTCDLSYMGTYAPDRQPKLDELLVEPATRLPQRRFIVAGPQYPRRIKWPKNVRRINHLNPPLHPAFYSSARITLNVTRREMVQAGYSPSVRLFEAAACGAAIASDNWPGLDTFFTPGREILLPLSADDIVRYLTGYDQAELLRIGERAQRRVLEEHTSEHRALEFERAVENARPFARDAVAG; from the coding sequence GTGAAGATCACCGTCCTCGGACTCGCGCTCAGCTCGTCATGGGGCAACGGCCACGCCACGACGTTTCGCTCGCTGCTGCGGGCCCTGGCAGCACGCGGGCATCACATCACCTTCTACGAGCGCGACCTCTACTGGTATCGCGACAACCGCGACCTCCCGCGGCCGGAGTTCTGTGCGCTGCGCCTGTTCGAGGACTGGGAGAGCATCCGCGCCGACGTCCGGCGTGAGCTGCGCGACTCCGACGTCGCGGTCTTGGGCTCGTATTTTCCGGACGGCCTCGCCGCTGCCGACGAGCTCCTGGACGCTGCCGCTCCGGTGAAGGCCTTCTACGACATCGACACGCCCATCACGGTGTCCGCATTGCGCGAGAAAGGAGCGTCCGGCTACCTGCGCGCCGACCAGGTGCCCGGCTTCGACCTCTACTTCAGCTTCACCGGCGGCCCGATGCTGCGTGAACTCGAGCAGCGCTTCGGCGCGGCGCGCGCGCTGCCGCTCTACTGCTCGTTCGATCCCGAGACCTACCGCCGCGTTCCCCAGCCCGGCCGCTTCACCTGCGACCTGAGCTACATGGGGACCTACGCGCCCGACCGCCAGCCCAAGCTCGACGAGCTGCTGGTCGAGCCGGCGACGCGGCTGCCGCAGCGGCGCTTTATCGTGGCCGGTCCGCAGTATCCGCGGCGCATCAAGTGGCCGAAGAACGTCCGGCGCATCAACCACCTCAACCCGCCGCTGCATCCGGCGTTCTACTCGTCGGCCCGCATCACGCTGAACGTGACGCGGCGCGAGATGGTGCAGGCCGGCTACTCGCCTTCCGTGCGGCTGTTCGAAGCCGCGGCCTGCGGCGCCGCCATCGCCTCCGACAACTGGCCCGGCCTCGACACCTTCTTCACGCCGGGACGCGAGATCCTGCTGCCGCTTTCCGCCGACGACATCGTCCGCTACCTCACCGGCTACGACCAGGCCGAGCTGCTGCGCATCGGCGAGCGCGCCCAGCGGCGCGTGCTCGAAGAGCACACCAGCGAGCATCGCGCGCTCGAGTTCGAGCGCGCTGTGGAAAACGCGCGCCCCTTCGCCCGCGACGCCGTCGCCGGCTAG
- a CDS encoding glycosyltransferase family 4 protein, with product MRIALLAPPFIPVPPPHYGGTELFLAQLAEGLQALGEDVVVYSNGESKVGVEVRSLYPSAEWPIEGQVYDNLKDMNHVSWALADAARECDVMHVNGVPGVVMSRLVSQPVVYTMHHPHLEGLSEVFRFFPDVEYVTISDFQRRKERMPRMRTIHHGLNFADYQFVEEKEDYLAFIGRIAPVKGVHLAIAAAQRAGIPLKIAGEVQPMFREYYRNEIKPHLDGTLIEYIGPADLAAKNELLGRARAMLFPIQWDEPFGLVMIEAMACGTPVLALQGGAVPEVVKEGVSGHVCRSLEEMAQHARSLALSSRVVRQYAEERFSLERMVEQYRELYRELAAGAQPGEAVA from the coding sequence ATGAGGATCGCACTCCTAGCGCCGCCGTTCATCCCTGTGCCGCCGCCGCACTACGGCGGCACGGAGCTGTTCCTCGCGCAGCTGGCCGAAGGCCTGCAGGCGCTGGGCGAAGACGTCGTGGTGTATAGCAACGGGGAATCGAAGGTCGGGGTCGAGGTGCGTTCTCTCTATCCCTCCGCGGAGTGGCCCATCGAGGGCCAGGTCTATGACAACCTCAAGGACATGAACCACGTGAGCTGGGCGCTGGCGGACGCCGCCCGCGAGTGCGACGTCATGCACGTGAACGGCGTTCCCGGGGTCGTGATGTCGCGGCTGGTCTCGCAGCCCGTCGTCTACACCATGCACCACCCGCACCTGGAAGGACTGAGCGAGGTCTTCCGCTTCTTCCCGGACGTGGAGTACGTGACCATCAGCGATTTCCAGCGCCGCAAGGAGCGCATGCCGCGCATGCGCACCATCCACCACGGCCTGAACTTCGCCGACTACCAGTTCGTGGAGGAGAAAGAGGATTACCTCGCCTTCATCGGGCGCATCGCGCCGGTCAAGGGCGTGCACCTGGCCATCGCGGCCGCGCAGCGCGCCGGCATCCCGCTGAAGATCGCGGGCGAGGTACAGCCGATGTTCCGCGAGTACTACCGCAACGAGATCAAGCCGCATCTGGACGGCACGCTGATCGAGTACATCGGTCCCGCCGACCTGGCGGCGAAGAACGAGCTGCTCGGCCGGGCGCGCGCCATGTTGTTCCCCATCCAGTGGGACGAGCCGTTCGGCCTGGTGATGATCGAGGCCATGGCCTGCGGCACTCCGGTGCTCGCACTCCAGGGCGGCGCTGTTCCCGAGGTCGTGAAAGAAGGCGTCTCAGGTCACGTCTGCCGGTCGCTCGAGGAGATGGCGCAGCACGCCCGCTCGCTCGCCCTCTCATCCCGCGTCGTGCGGCAGTACGCGGAAGAGCGCTTCTCGCTCGAGCGCATGGTCGAGCAATACCGCGAACTGTATCGCGAACTGGCCGCCGGCGCGCAGCCGGGAGAAGCGGTCGCGTGA